The sequence AGGGCTATGCCCGGTGCCGGGTCACGTCCCTGACCGGTCCCCAGCCGGTCTACATCAACGCCTGGCTGGCTGGCAATCCGGAGCGGAGGGTGACCTTTACTCTGCACTCTTTTCTGCCTCACTGGTGGCTGTTCGCTCTGCTTGGTTCTTTGGGCGGGGTGGCCCTGTTCCTTTTCGGCCTGCGCTTCAGTTCCCGGGGCCTGCAAAAGGCGGCCGGGGTCAAGTTAAAGCAGATGCTGTGGAGCCTTACCGACAACAGCCTGATGGGGATGGGGGTGGGGGCCCTGGTGACGGTGATCATCCAGTCGTCCACCGCCACCACCGTGATGCTGGTCTCGCTAACCAATGCCGGGCTGATCGGCCTGCGCCAGGTGCTGGGGGTGATCCTGGGGGCCGACATCGGCACCACCGTTACCGTTCAGCTGATTGCCTTCAAGCTTTCCGACTATTCCCTGATCCTGGTGGCTTTGGGGTTTTTATTGATGACCATTGCCGGCAAAAAGGCCTGGCGCTATTATCCCCAGATAATGTTCGGGGCCGGGTTGATATTCTTTGGGCTTAAACTCACCTCCGAAGCCATCGCTCCGCTAAAAGTTTTGCCCTGGTTCACCCAGATGTTCCTGCACCTGGATGGACGGCCCCTGCTGGGCATTTTGATCGGCACGGCCTTTACCCTGCTGGTCCATTCCAGCGCCGCTACCATCGGGATCCTTCTGACCCTGGCCTTTCAGGGACTGATCCCGCTGCCGGCCGCCATCCCGGTGATCATCGGGGCCAACATCGGCACCTGCGGCAGCGCCCTGATCGCTGCCTGGGGCCAGACCAAGGAGGCGGTGCTGGTGGCCTGGGGCCACACCATCTTCAAGGTCGGGGCCGGACTGCTGGCCTTCATTCTGATCAATCCCTTTACCTCATTGGTGCTCCGGATGGGCGGGGAACCGGCCCGGCAGATAGCCAACGCCCACACCTTGTTCAACCTGGCGGCGGCTTTGATCTTTCTGCCCTTCCTGATACCTTACGAAAAACTGCTGCGGCGGATAGTCCCCGATCAGCTGGACCGCCCAAAAGCCTTCGGGCCAAAGTATTTGGATGAAAGGGTGCTGGAAACCCCGTCCCTGGCCATCGGGCAGGTCTCCCAGGAGATATTAAGAATGGCCGACATAGTCAAGGGAATGCTGGGCCGTTCCATGGAAGCCCTGGAGAAGAATGACACCCAGCTGCTGCAGCAATTGGTGGATGAAGACGACAAGGTGGACCTATTGGAGGAGGCCATCACGCCCTATGTGGCCAAGATCGCCCAGCAGGAACTTTCGGGCGACCAGTCGGACCGGGGGATCAAACTCTTATATGTGGTCAACGATCTGGAGCATATCGGTGACGTGATCAGCAAAAACATCATGGGCCATGTCCGGAAAAAGATCGACGGACAGTTGGCCTTTTCCCAGGAGGGCTTGTGTGACCTGCGGGATATCCACCGCCAGACCATGACCACCCTAGACCTGGCCATCGGGGCCTTTGCCGCCAATGATGCCGGGCTGGCCCGCCGGGCACTGGAGCGCAAGGATATTGTCTACGTCATGGAACGGGAGTTTTATAAAAAACATTTGGATCGGCTGCAAAAGGGTTTGAAGGAATCCCGGGAGACCAGCACCATTCACCTGGACCTGCTGAGCGACTTTGAACGGATAAACTTCAATGCCAGCCAGATGGGGGCTTCCATCCTACCCAAGGAATAATGCCAGTTTAAAACCTTCAGGTTTCCCATGTCAAATTAACCCACCGGATATATGGAGGGATTATGCCTAAATTGACCAATTACATGGAACGGATAGTCAAGGAGGAACTGGCCCGGGTGATGCTGTCCCGGCCCGGGATCTGCAGCTGCCGGGTTTGCCAGCTGGACGTGATGGCCCTGGCCCTTAACCAGCTGCCATCGCAATACGTGGTCAGCGAGGGGGGGCACATCCATACCATGGTCAACATGGCCCACGACCAGTTCAAAACCCAGGTGCTGGTGGCCATCGTCAACGCAATCAATTCGGTCAGCACTCATCCCCGCCACAAGCTGAAAAAGGGCCTGAACACAGTCACCCGGCAATAAACGCCTTGGCCTTGACCCAGGACGTGTCCAACTTCGCAACTGTATTTTTATTTCAAAACGGTTGACAAACAGGTAAATTTAAAGTATCATATTTTTACAGGGTGTTTTCAAGGTTTCCATATATTGTAAAAAGCCCGGGCCGGGGCAAATTTTCAAGGAGAGAACTGTGTACCTTTACGGTGATTAATATTTAGCGAAAGAAATCAATGACTTATTTTAAAAGCTACATCAAGAACAAGATCGTACCCCAAAAATGCTGGGATGACATCTTTGAACTGCTGGCCAGCGTCAGCAGTCCCGATGTTGAGGACTGGCTGGAGGAGCGTGGGCAGAGCGGTTTTACCATCGAGGAATTCATATATTTCCTGAATTCGCTGGACGAGGAAGAGATCCAGGACTGGCTTTGGGAACACCGGGAGGATTTTTCGGCGGTGCTCTCCCGCCCATCATTCAATTTTGACGACAGCCGAATGGTGGATTCCAACAATCGCTGGTGTAACGTGCTGTTCCTGTCGGCCAATAAAAGATCTGATATTAAGGAGTAAAAACCATGAAGAAGACCCTCCTGTTCCTGGCGGTAATGACGTCGTCGGCAGTGTTTGCTTTGGCTCAGGATTGCGGGTTCTCATTTCTGCGGCTGCCCCTCAAGGCCCGGGCCGTATCCATGGGCGAAGCCCTGGTTGGGGCTTCCGACGACCTGGCCGGACTGCCATACAATCCAGCCGGTTTGTCGCTGATCAATACCAGGCAGGGTTCGGCCGGCTACACCAATTATGCCGCCGACATCCAGGCCGGCAGCATCAACTATGTCCAGCCCCGGGACCAATGGAGCACATACAGCGTCGGGATCTCCTACCTCAACAGCGGCTCCATCAAAGAGACTACCCTGGACCTGCCCACAGGCACCGGAAACACCTTCAGTTATAATACACTGGCACTGTCGCTGGGATACGGCCGGATAATAAACTCACAGCTTTTTGCCGGGGCCGCGCTGAAAGGGGTCTACGACAAGGTGCAGGAATACTCGGCCTCCGCGGTGGCCGTGGACCTGGGGGTGTTGTACGAGATCGACATGGATCAGGCTGCCAGAGCGCTGTTCAAAGCCAAGAGTTCCCGCAATTACGGCAGCAGCCTGACCGCCGGGTTTTCGGTGCTGAATCTGGGCGTGGCCGCCAAGGCCTTCGTCACCGAAAAGGAGAAACTTCCCCTGACCTTTCGGGGTGGGCTGGCTTACCGGCCGGTAATGAACCGGTTGACAATTGCCCTGGCGGCATCCAAGGTTGTGGATACAGGGGTCCAGGCTCAGCTGGGCTTGGAGTATTTTGTCAGGGAGGCTTTGGCCCTCCGGCTGGGATATAACGGCGTCATGGGGGAGATAGAGACAGGCTCCAATCTTGACGACATTACTGGGTGGGCCTGCGGCCTGGGTGTCTGCATAAAAAAATATCGTTTTGACGTGGCCTACACCCCCATGGCCGGCCTGGGTAAACTGCCCTTGCGGGCTGACATCTCGGTGGAGTTTTAAACAGGCATTTTAACGGGCGGCTTTAAAACCGCCCTTTTTAAATCAACCGCATCCGGATCCCGTGGCATGAGCAATTCCGAGTTCATAGAAATTATAAACGACCAGCCGGAACACAGCGGGACAGGGGTCTATGCCTGGAACCTTTACCGGAACCTCAAAGACCTGACGCCGGTGAAAATGGCCTATTATAACAGCCAAAAAGGCAATTGCGAGTTCTACGGGGCCAGGGGGCTGGAGTCCACTATAAATGTCGGGATCAAGAGCCCCAAACCGCTTTTTTGGCGGCAGTGCAGCCGGTCTTACCGGCATCAAAAGAATGTCCATACTCTCAGCCAGAACCTGTCGTTCTTAAAGGCCGGCGAAAAAAGAATAGTCACCTGCCTGGACCTGATCCCCCTTTTCATGCCCTCGTCTCTGCTTGAGAAATGCTGGAGGACCTTTCTCTACTCGGGGATAAAGAAAGCCGACCATGTGATATCAATCTCCCAAGCCACCAAGAACGACCTGGTAAGGGTTTTCAAAATGGATCCCCAAAAAATCACCCCGGTCTTGCTGGGAGTTACACCTGAATACAAACCGTACAGCAAAACTGCCAGCCGGCAGCTATTGGGGCTTTCCCTGGATGAAAAGGTAATTTTGCAGGTGGGCACCTCCGCGCCCCGGAAGAATTTTATCACGGTACTTAAGGCCTTTAGCCAGATTTCCCGGGAAAATTCCCATGCCAGACTGGTCAAAGTAGGCCCGGCCGGGAAAGGGGATCTGGAGTTCATCGCCCGGGAAAATATTTCCTCCAGGGTCCTGGTCAGGGAATCGGTGGCCAAGGAACATTTGCCGCATTATTATGCCGCCGCCGATGTCTTTGTTTTTCCCTCTCTGTACGAAGGATTCGGCCTGCCGGCGTTGGAGGCCATGGCCTGCGGTTGCCCGGTCATAGCCGCCGATAATTCATCCATTCCCGAAGTGGTGAGCGGGGCCGGGATAATGATCGATCCCCTGAATGACATATTATGGAGGGAAAAGATCCTTTGGGTCCTGTCGGACCAGAGTTTGTCACAAAAAATGACGGCCGAGGGGTTGAAACAAGCCAGGCTTTTTACCTGGCAGAAGACCGCAGAGGAAACGTTTAAGGTTTATCGAAAAATGTTTAATCAATAGGACAAAACGGATCATTTCCAACAAGGGTATGGCAGGCTTTATGAAGAAGGCCTGCCCATTTTTTATTGACCTGATTTGAATAATTGTGGTATAGTTACATTAAGCTATATAACAAAACCATAAATTGTTTTAAACCGGAGTAAGTGAAAGAAGACAGTTATTATAAACAGCGGGTGGAGGCAGAGGTCACCAAAAGAACCTACCTCTCGTCCAAATATTCCGACTGGCATCAGGAGATATTAAGCTATGCCAAGGG is a genomic window of candidate division TA06 bacterium containing:
- a CDS encoding Na/Pi symporter, yielding MTLHKAADPMGQDVSGDRQVVVAGREASQPLVVQVTNAKGKPLSGVKVLFDVAGGQAARLDSTQAKTDIQGYARCRVTSLTGPQPVYINAWLAGNPERRVTFTLHSFLPHWWLFALLGSLGGVALFLFGLRFSSRGLQKAAGVKLKQMLWSLTDNSLMGMGVGALVTVIIQSSTATTVMLVSLTNAGLIGLRQVLGVILGADIGTTVTVQLIAFKLSDYSLILVALGFLLMTIAGKKAWRYYPQIMFGAGLIFFGLKLTSEAIAPLKVLPWFTQMFLHLDGRPLLGILIGTAFTLLVHSSAATIGILLTLAFQGLIPLPAAIPVIIGANIGTCGSALIAAWGQTKEAVLVAWGHTIFKVGAGLLAFILINPFTSLVLRMGGEPARQIANAHTLFNLAAALIFLPFLIPYEKLLRRIVPDQLDRPKAFGPKYLDERVLETPSLAIGQVSQEILRMADIVKGMLGRSMEALEKNDTQLLQQLVDEDDKVDLLEEAITPYVAKIAQQELSGDQSDRGIKLLYVVNDLEHIGDVISKNIMGHVRKKIDGQLAFSQEGLCDLRDIHRQTMTTLDLAIGAFAANDAGLARRALERKDIVYVMEREFYKKHLDRLQKGLKESRETSTIHLDLLSDFERINFNASQMGASILPKE
- a CDS encoding late competence development ComFB family protein, which gives rise to MPKLTNYMERIVKEELARVMLSRPGICSCRVCQLDVMALALNQLPSQYVVSEGGHIHTMVNMAHDQFKTQVLVAIVNAINSVSTHPRHKLKKGLNTVTRQ
- a CDS encoding PorV/PorQ family protein; this translates as MKKTLLFLAVMTSSAVFALAQDCGFSFLRLPLKARAVSMGEALVGASDDLAGLPYNPAGLSLINTRQGSAGYTNYAADIQAGSINYVQPRDQWSTYSVGISYLNSGSIKETTLDLPTGTGNTFSYNTLALSLGYGRIINSQLFAGAALKGVYDKVQEYSASAVAVDLGVLYEIDMDQAARALFKAKSSRNYGSSLTAGFSVLNLGVAAKAFVTEKEKLPLTFRGGLAYRPVMNRLTIALAASKVVDTGVQAQLGLEYFVREALALRLGYNGVMGEIETGSNLDDITGWACGLGVCIKKYRFDVAYTPMAGLGKLPLRADISVEF
- a CDS encoding glycosyltransferase family 4 protein, which gives rise to MSNSEFIEIINDQPEHSGTGVYAWNLYRNLKDLTPVKMAYYNSQKGNCEFYGARGLESTINVGIKSPKPLFWRQCSRSYRHQKNVHTLSQNLSFLKAGEKRIVTCLDLIPLFMPSSLLEKCWRTFLYSGIKKADHVISISQATKNDLVRVFKMDPQKITPVLLGVTPEYKPYSKTASRQLLGLSLDEKVILQVGTSAPRKNFITVLKAFSQISRENSHARLVKVGPAGKGDLEFIARENISSRVLVRESVAKEHLPHYYAAADVFVFPSLYEGFGLPALEAMACGCPVIAADNSSIPEVVSGAGIMIDPLNDILWREKILWVLSDQSLSQKMTAEGLKQARLFTWQKTAEETFKVYRKMFNQ